The following proteins come from a genomic window of Hydractinia symbiolongicarpus strain clone_291-10 chromosome 2, HSymV2.1, whole genome shotgun sequence:
- the LOC130630009 gene encoding acid-sensing ion channel 1C-like has product MKTENDNMKGEEKNKVESPHTIKENKDEINYQQLFTNFASNTTAHGFGQITLTQNVPVKLFWILSLLACHIALYFQITPLVQHYNIDYGNSTPKSYENVFLTTWDEYFTQTEFRKKYTSSIDALVLLDEDELFEHGTSLNEMVVSCQWNFKECSSGHAKGHWNRFWHWKYGACHVFNSGFSQNGTAKDILTVSSPGPDNALSLTLFINQSQYNSDVTDAAGIRFYIGDQGRLYSPYAQGHSLSPGFSYFVGLRKRNIIHVDPLKNESCKKHHKTNLRNPVTQNVLTKYSKELCKYLCLTEKQFDHCGCIEYYLPKTVSKNKTCTSESERLCTSGRKKNLTAADNKCMKKCTAPCDEIQYKTQISMKKYPNIKYKEKEYVHSKSSKDEEIEKDDDYLKVTFYYETMETEIWEDEEVYGIVNLLADIGGQLGLFSGYSVLTIIEFLFFLFYVAAHTVYFIIPGRRARQN; this is encoded by the exons ATGAAGACAGAGAACGACAACATGAAAGgggaagaaaaaaacaaagttgaatCACCACAcacaataaaagaaaacaaagatgaAATAAACTACCAACAACTGTTTACAAATTTTGCGTCGAATACTACAGCACATGGATTTGGTCAAATAACACTGACACAAAATGTACCAGTAAaattattttggattttaagTTTGCTCGCTTGTCATATAGCGTTATACTTCCAAATAACACCGCTAGTGCAACA CTATAACATTGATTATGGAAATAGCACACCTAAATCTTATGAGAATGTATTCTTGACAACATGGGATGAGTATTTCACACAAACAGAATTCAGGAAGAAGTACACATCATCTATTGATGCACTTGTACTTCTTGATGAAGACGAGTTGTTTGAACATGGCACAAGTTTAAACGAAATGGTTGTGTCTTGTCAGTGGAATTTTAAAGAGTGCTCATCAGGGCATGCTAAAGGTCACTGGAACAGATTCTGGCATTGGAAATATGGCGCTTGCCATGTGTTCAACTCTGGTTTCTCACAAAATGGTACAGCAAAAGATATCTTAACTGTCAGCAGCCCGGGTCCTGATAATGCATTGAGTTTAACTCTCTTTATAAATCAATCCCAATATAACTCCGATGTCACTGATGCCGCTGGCATTCGGTTTTACATTGGAGATCAAGGAAGACTATACTCCCCTTATGCTCAAGGACACAGCTTGTCGCCAGGCTTCTCATATTTTGTAGGGTTAAGAAAGAGAAACATAATACATGTGGACcctttaaaaaatgaaagttgCAAAAAGCACCATAAGACTAATCTACGAAATCCTGTCACACAAAACGTATTAACAAAATACAGCAAAGAACTTTGCAAATACTTGTGTTTAACGGAAAAACAATTTGATCATTGTGGTTGTATTGAATACTATTTGCCTAAAACTGTATCGAAAAACAAAACATGCACGTCCGAAAGTGAACGGTTGTGCACATCTGGACGCAAGAAAAATCTCACAGCAGCTGACAACAAATGTATGAAAAAGTGCACTGCTCCGTGTGACGAGATTCAATACAAAACAcaaatttccatgaaaaaatacccaaatattaaatataaagaaaaagaatatgtaCATAGTAAATCAAGCAaggatgaagaaatagaaaaagatGATGACTACTTAAAAGTTACTTTCTACTATGAAACTATGGAAACTGAAATTTGGGAAGATGAAGAGGTCTATGGTATTGTGAATCTTCTTGCAGACATTGGTGG